The Bacteroidota bacterium genome has a window encoding:
- a CDS encoding ATP-binding cassette domain-containing protein: MSVVRLSNAEIFQGNHLVLSRVNLEIGKGEFVYLIGKTGSGKSSLLKLLYGDLSLTQGEGSVAGFSLPQLTTSQVPYLRRKLGIVFQDFQLLTDRSVNANLLFVLQATGWSDKAKMQSRIQDVLEKVGLGTKGFKMPHELSGGEQQRVVIARAMLNDPELILADEPTGNLDPETSEGIMRLLFDISRTGTAVMMATHNYLLIEKFPSRILKCEQGIVLDSSVSEPA; this comes from the coding sequence ATGAGTGTCGTCCGACTTTCCAATGCAGAAATTTTTCAGGGAAACCATCTTGTGCTTTCACGTGTCAACCTGGAGATCGGCAAAGGCGAATTCGTTTACCTGATCGGCAAGACCGGCAGCGGAAAAAGCTCGCTGTTGAAGTTGCTTTACGGTGACCTTTCCCTTACGCAGGGTGAAGGTTCCGTCGCGGGTTTCTCCCTTCCGCAGCTGACCACATCGCAGGTTCCCTACCTCCGCCGCAAACTCGGAATCGTATTTCAGGACTTCCAACTACTCACCGACCGCTCCGTCAATGCCAACCTGTTGTTCGTGTTGCAGGCAACCGGTTGGAGCGACAAGGCGAAGATGCAGAGCAGGATTCAGGATGTCCTGGAAAAAGTCGGGCTTGGCACCAAGGGCTTCAAGATGCCGCACGAACTCAGCGGTGGTGAACAACAGCGGGTGGTGATCGCGCGTGCCATGTTGAACGATCCGGAACTGATCCTGGCCGACGAACCGACCGGTAATCTTGACCCGGAGACCTCGGAAGGGATCATGCGGTTGTTATTCGATATCAGCAGGACCGGCACCGCGGTGATGATGGCAACCCACAATTACCTGCTGATCGAAAAGTTCCCTTCCCGCATCCTCAAGTGCGAACAGGGCATCGTGCTCGACTCCAGCGTGAGCGAGCCTGCTTAA
- a CDS encoding glycosyltransferase: MTEKPRIISAVISDLVTDQRVHRAALSLHEAGYPVLLVGRQRKASLPLDQRPYAVRRFRLWWEKGPLFYAAFNLRLFLFLLTKKADILLANDLDTLPAVWLAAFIKGSKVVYDSHELFCEVPELTHRPRTRNIWKRIERFLLPKLRNAYTVNESIASIYRKEYGVDFKVVRNVPLRLPAQAIPALTRADLQWPGDRRVLVFQGTGINVDRGAEEAIRAMEFLDDFLLVFVGGGDVYEQLRLEVSSKGLSDRVIFLPRQRPETLRAITRLADVGLSLDKDTNLNYRYSLPNKLFDYIQAGIPVIATSIPEVQRIVEQYRVGGIVSDLRPEVLAGFIRDTFSDPGRIRTWKENAQLAADELNWDQEKTRLLDIIEHAR; this comes from the coding sequence ATGACGGAAAAACCCCGGATCATCAGTGCTGTCATCAGCGATCTGGTCACCGACCAACGGGTCCATCGCGCGGCGCTTTCACTGCACGAAGCAGGGTATCCGGTGCTGCTGGTTGGCCGTCAACGCAAGGCGAGCTTGCCCCTGGATCAGCGTCCATACGCGGTCAGACGTTTTCGGCTGTGGTGGGAAAAAGGTCCGCTGTTCTATGCGGCGTTCAATCTCCGGCTCTTCTTGTTTTTACTGACGAAGAAGGCCGATATCCTCCTCGCGAATGATCTGGATACCTTACCGGCCGTCTGGCTTGCAGCTTTCATCAAGGGAAGCAAGGTCGTGTACGACAGCCACGAACTGTTTTGCGAAGTACCGGAATTGACGCATCGCCCTCGTACCCGGAATATCTGGAAACGCATCGAACGATTCCTTTTGCCGAAATTGAGAAACGCCTATACGGTGAACGAATCGATCGCTTCGATCTACAGGAAAGAATACGGCGTCGATTTCAAGGTCGTCCGGAATGTGCCCTTGCGTCTCCCTGCTCAGGCAATTCCTGCACTTACGCGTGCCGACCTCCAATGGCCCGGGGATCGCCGGGTGCTGGTTTTCCAGGGTACCGGAATCAATGTCGACCGCGGAGCGGAGGAAGCGATACGCGCCATGGAGTTCCTCGACGATTTTCTCCTGGTCTTCGTCGGCGGTGGTGATGTGTACGAACAACTACGGTTAGAAGTAAGCAGCAAGGGACTGTCTGACCGGGTCATTTTCCTTCCCCGTCAGCGTCCCGAAACATTACGTGCAATCACGCGCCTGGCCGATGTCGGCTTATCACTCGATAAGGACACCAACCTGAATTACCGCTACTCCCTGCCGAATAAACTTTTCGATTACATCCAGGCTGGTATTCCGGTCATCGCCACGTCGATTCCGGAAGTTCAACGCATCGTGGAACAGTATAGGGTCGGTGGTATTGTAAGCGATCTCCGGCCGGAAGTTCTGGCAGGGTTTATTCGCGACACCTTCTCGGATCCCGGACGGATCAGGACTTGGAAAGAAAATGCACAACTTGCCGCCGACGAATTGAATTGGGATCAGGAAAAGACCCGCCTGCTTGATATTATCGAACATGCCCGCTGA
- the paaA gene encoding 1,2-phenylacetyl-CoA epoxidase subunit A: MMQSMTEQEREQAFQNRIDQGEIIEPKDWMPERFKKQLIRMMSQHAHSEVVGMLPEGNWVTRAPSLRRKAVLLAKIQDEGGHGLYIYCGTETLGVSREQLVDELLSGKAKYSSIFNYPALTWADMGSIGWLVDGAAIVNQTALAKCSYGPYARAMVRICKEENFHHKQGYEILATLMKGTPEQRAMAQESVNRWWWPSLMMFGPSDKDSPNSGELMRWRVKRYSNDDLRQRFIDRTVPQAENIGLTLPDPDLKWNEARQHYDFGTINWEEFYQVISGHGVCNRERLKARVKAHEEGRWVREAANAYARKKSEKVLAA; encoded by the coding sequence ATGATGCAAAGCATGACTGAACAGGAACGGGAACAGGCATTCCAAAATCGTATCGACCAGGGAGAAATCATCGAACCGAAGGATTGGATGCCCGAGCGATTCAAGAAGCAGTTGATCCGGATGATGAGCCAGCACGCACACTCGGAAGTGGTCGGTATGTTACCGGAAGGCAACTGGGTCACACGTGCTCCCAGTCTGCGGCGCAAGGCTGTACTCCTCGCCAAGATCCAGGACGAAGGTGGCCATGGCTTATACATTTATTGCGGAACGGAAACACTCGGTGTTTCGCGTGAGCAGTTGGTCGATGAACTGCTGAGTGGAAAAGCGAAATATTCCAGCATCTTCAACTACCCGGCTCTTACCTGGGCGGATATGGGATCGATCGGCTGGCTGGTCGACGGCGCGGCCATCGTGAACCAAACCGCCCTGGCCAAGTGTTCTTACGGCCCTTATGCGCGCGCGATGGTGCGTATCTGCAAAGAAGAGAACTTCCACCACAAGCAAGGCTATGAGATCCTGGCTACGCTGATGAAAGGAACACCGGAGCAACGTGCCATGGCCCAGGAATCCGTCAATCGTTGGTGGTGGCCTTCGCTGATGATGTTCGGCCCGAGCGACAAGGATTCGCCCAACAGCGGTGAGCTGATGCGTTGGCGCGTGAAGCGTTATTCGAATGACGATCTGCGACAGCGATTCATCGACCGGACTGTTCCGCAAGCGGAGAACATCGGTCTGACCCTGCCTGATCCCGATCTGAAATGGAACGAAGCCCGTCAGCACTATGACTTCGGCACCATCAACTGGGAAGAATTCTACCAGGTCATCAGCGGACACGGTGTCTGCAACCGCGAGCGTCTGAAAGCGCGGGTGAAGGCCCACGAAGAAGGCCGCTGGGTCCGGGAAGCCGCGAACGCGTATGCCCGCAAGAAATCCGAAAAAGTACTGGCCGCCTGA
- the paaB gene encoding 1,2-phenylacetyl-CoA epoxidase subunit B, whose protein sequence is MEKDHWPVWEVFTQKKSGLPFEHAGSLHAPDKEMALMNARDVYSRRNEATCIWVVPAESITSSTPTDMGPFFDPSNDKAYRHPNFYKTPGASFD, encoded by the coding sequence ATGGAAAAAGATCATTGGCCGGTATGGGAAGTCTTCACCCAGAAAAAGTCCGGTTTGCCTTTTGAGCACGCAGGCAGCCTGCACGCTCCGGATAAAGAGATGGCGCTGATGAACGCCCGCGATGTGTACTCCCGCCGAAACGAAGCGACCTGTATCTGGGTGGTACCGGCGGAATCGATCACGTCGAGTACTCCGACTGATATGGGCCCCTTCTTCGATCCCTCGAACGACAAGGCCTATCGTCACCCGAATTTTTACAAAACACCCGGCGCCAGTTTCGACTGA
- the paaC gene encoding phenylacetate-CoA oxygenase subunit PaaC, whose translation MTKQEALFEYCLRIGDTGVVLGQRLGEWCGHGPVLEEDIAMTNIALDLIGQARGFLTYAGEVEGKGRSEDDLAYMRSDREYRNVLLAEQPNGDFAVTMMRQFLISAFYHHFFQALTKSKDSTLAALGEKSLKEVTYHLRHSRDWMLRLGQGTEESRRRLLAALDELWTYTGDLFDMDTVDELLVREGIGVDLKSIRPLWEHTVRETFTEAEIPYPADSFMQRGSRDGRHTEHLGHLLSELQILHRSIPNAQW comes from the coding sequence ATGACCAAACAAGAAGCGCTCTTCGAATATTGTCTTCGCATCGGTGATACCGGCGTGGTGCTGGGTCAGCGTCTTGGCGAATGGTGCGGACACGGGCCCGTGCTCGAAGAAGATATCGCGATGACCAACATCGCGCTCGACCTCATCGGCCAGGCACGCGGCTTTCTCACCTACGCCGGCGAAGTGGAAGGCAAAGGACGGTCTGAAGACGATCTCGCCTACATGCGCTCCGACCGCGAGTACCGGAATGTATTGCTGGCCGAGCAACCGAACGGCGATTTTGCCGTCACGATGATGCGTCAGTTCCTGATCAGCGCGTTTTATCATCACTTCTTCCAGGCTCTTACCAAAAGCAAAGACAGCACGCTCGCCGCGCTCGGCGAGAAGAGCCTGAAAGAAGTCACGTATCACCTGCGTCACAGCCGTGACTGGATGCTCCGACTCGGCCAGGGTACCGAAGAAAGTCGGCGGCGCTTGCTTGCCGCGTTGGATGAACTCTGGACCTATACGGGCGATCTGTTCGATATGGATACCGTGGATGAACTCCTGGTGCGCGAAGGCATCGGGGTCGACCTGAAGTCCATTCGTCCGCTCTGGGAACATACCGTTCGGGAAACCTTTACCGAAGCGGAGATTCCTTACCCGGCTGATTCGTTCATGCAGCGCGGTTCGCGCGATGGCCGACATACCGAGCACCTGGGGCATCTCTTGTCCGAACTCCAGATCCTGCATCGTTCGATTCCGAACGCGCAGTGGTGA
- the paaJ gene encoding phenylacetate-CoA oxygenase subunit PaaJ, which produces MVTTDQVWRILEEIPDPEIPVISIVDLGIAREVNIHDTGVEICITPTYSGCPAMHAIENDIVRKLTEEGIPNVRVRMVYSPVWTTDWITDAAKERLRQYGIAPPEKSTTNKGALLGKTREVACPRCGAKQTSLVSEFGSTACKALYRCEVCKEPFDHFKCH; this is translated from the coding sequence ATGGTCACCACCGATCAGGTTTGGCGAATCCTGGAAGAGATTCCGGACCCCGAAATCCCGGTCATCAGCATTGTGGACCTCGGTATCGCACGGGAAGTCAACATCCACGATACCGGTGTGGAAATCTGCATCACCCCTACCTATAGCGGTTGTCCGGCCATGCACGCGATTGAGAACGATATCGTGCGCAAACTGACGGAAGAGGGTATACCGAACGTCCGTGTGCGCATGGTCTATTCTCCCGTCTGGACCACCGACTGGATCACCGATGCTGCCAAAGAGCGCCTCCGGCAATACGGTATAGCGCCTCCGGAGAAAAGCACTACCAACAAAGGCGCCTTGCTGGGCAAAACGCGAGAAGTCGCTTGTCCGCGCTGTGGCGCCAAACAGACCAGCCTGGTGAGCGAATTCGGCTCGACAGCCTGTAAAGCGCTTTACCGCTGCGAAGTCTGCAAAGAACCGTTTGATCATTTCAAGTGTCATTGA
- a CDS encoding enoyl-CoA hydratase/isomerase family protein, giving the protein MTEQHPLVITELRGSVLCITFNRPDKFNSFNRQLALELQAALDRAANEANIRAVYMTGNGKAFCAGQDLSEAIAPDGPGIQRIVREHYNPVIRMIRSLEKPVICAVNGVAAGAGANIALACDIVIAGKSASFIQAFSKIGLVPDSGGTFTLPRLIGWQRASALMMTGDKVGADDALAMGMVYKVCEDEALTTTAFGIAETLSRMPTKGIGLTKRLLNQSFDNNLEQQLAAEETEQAAAGTTYDYQEGVQAFLEKRKPEFRGS; this is encoded by the coding sequence ATGACTGAACAACACCCGCTTGTTATCACCGAACTCCGTGGTTCGGTCTTGTGCATCACCTTTAATCGACCCGACAAATTCAACAGCTTCAACCGGCAGTTGGCGCTGGAGCTTCAGGCGGCACTGGACCGTGCGGCGAACGAAGCGAATATCCGCGCCGTTTACATGACGGGGAACGGCAAAGCGTTTTGTGCCGGACAGGACCTATCGGAAGCGATCGCGCCTGACGGACCGGGGATCCAGCGCATTGTCCGCGAGCACTACAATCCGGTGATCCGGATGATCCGGAGCCTGGAGAAGCCGGTGATCTGTGCCGTGAACGGCGTAGCGGCAGGCGCGGGTGCCAACATAGCGTTGGCATGCGATATCGTGATCGCAGGAAAGAGCGCCTCGTTCATTCAGGCGTTCAGCAAGATCGGACTGGTACCGGACAGCGGCGGCACGTTCACCTTACCACGACTGATCGGCTGGCAACGTGCCTCCGCACTGATGATGACGGGCGACAAAGTCGGAGCAGACGACGCCCTGGCGATGGGCATGGTGTACAAAGTATGCGAAGACGAAGCGTTGACAACAACCGCTTTCGGAATCGCCGAGACCTTGTCGCGCATGCCGACGAAAGGAATCGGACTGACGAAGCGGCTGTTGAACCAGTCGTTCGACAACAACCTGGAGCAGCAGTTGGCCGCGGAAGAAACGGAACAAGCGGCAGCCGGAACCACCTACGATTACCAGGAAGGTGTACAGGCATTCCTGGAAAAACGAAAGCCGGAGTTCCGGGGCTCATGA
- a CDS encoding HU family DNA-binding protein, whose amino-acid sequence MHKAELIEAISGEAKITKADASRALEAFMTVTTKTLKKGDRVALVGFGTFSVSKRAARNGRNPQTGKPIKIAAKKVAKFKAGAELSSKLK is encoded by the coding sequence ATGCACAAAGCTGAACTGATCGAAGCCATCTCTGGCGAAGCCAAGATTACGAAGGCCGACGCATCCCGTGCGCTCGAAGCTTTCATGACTGTGACCACCAAGACCCTGAAGAAAGGTGACCGCGTTGCCCTCGTGGGTTTCGGTACCTTCTCCGTGTCTAAGCGTGCTGCCCGTAACGGCCGTAACCCGCAGACCGGCAAACCGATCAAGATCGCTGCTAAGAAAGTCGCTAAGTTCAAGGCCGGTGCAGAACTGTCCTCGAAGCTGAAGTGA
- a CDS encoding TIGR00730 family Rossman fold protein: MAKQHPGKNGNHRRDAERYFVQGPHSRWRELGFTLGVVREFIRGFRALHFLPPCVTVFGSARFQEDHPHYLLAREMGHALSRMGFTVMTGGGPGIMEAANRGAKDAGGFSVGCNIHLPKEQKPNAYLDRTVTLHHFFVRKVLLLKYSYAFVVMPGGFGTMDEFFETLTLIQTGKISDFPVVLMGKDYWKPLLDLLHQMVREGTAAQKDLEHLIVTDEPGQALAHIRKHAIDEFGLSRFRRPRAFRFFGERRFRIR, translated from the coding sequence ATGGCCAAACAACACCCGGGAAAGAACGGCAATCACCGACGCGACGCGGAGCGTTACTTCGTGCAGGGACCACACTCCCGCTGGCGGGAATTGGGTTTCACCCTGGGCGTTGTACGGGAGTTCATCCGCGGCTTCCGCGCGTTGCATTTCCTGCCGCCTTGTGTGACGGTCTTCGGCTCAGCCCGCTTTCAGGAAGACCATCCGCACTACCTGCTGGCCCGGGAGATGGGACATGCGCTTAGCCGGATGGGATTCACGGTCATGACCGGCGGAGGACCCGGTATCATGGAAGCGGCCAATCGCGGTGCCAAGGATGCCGGTGGCTTCAGCGTAGGCTGCAATATCCATTTGCCGAAAGAACAAAAGCCCAACGCCTACCTCGACCGTACCGTCACGCTGCATCATTTCTTCGTTCGCAAGGTGCTGTTGCTGAAATACTCCTACGCGTTCGTCGTAATGCCTGGCGGTTTCGGTACGATGGACGAATTCTTCGAGACGCTGACACTCATACAAACCGGAAAGATTTCCGACTTCCCGGTGGTGCTGATGGGCAAGGACTATTGGAAACCGCTGCTCGACCTGTTGCACCAGATGGTACGCGAAGGCACCGCTGCGCAAAAAGATCTCGAGCACCTCATCGTTACCGATGAACCCGGACAAGCGCTGGCACACATCCGCAAACACGCCATCGATGAATTCGGTCTGAGTCGTTTCCGACGACCACGCGCATTCCGGTTTTTCGGTGAACGTCGTTTTCGTATTCGCTGA
- a CDS encoding DNA polymerase III subunit gamma/tau, giving the protein MERFIVSARKYRPVTFDTVVGQPHITQTLKNAIRNNHLAQAFLFTGPRGVGKTTTARILAKTINCSKLSPELEACNACDSCTAFNEGHSLNIYELDAASNNSVDDIRALVEQVRYAPQMGNYKIYIIDEVHMLSASAFNAFLKTLEEPPSYAVFILATTEKHKIIPTILSRCQIFDFNRISVDDIAGHLKGIAEKEGVTAEEDALHVIAQKADGALRDALSMFDQLVSFAGNNLTYKAVIENLNILDYDYYFRITDDVLAGHTAQVLLAFDEVLANGFDGHHFLSGLASHFRDLLVCKDEATLRLLEVSPNVREKYKLQARRCSAEWLLQQLDNCNQSDLQYKSAKNQRLLVELLLLKLCLQHGAGVATPAAASPKAVVAAPAPAATPAASPPPAAVPASPGATTVPAASPPPPAAKPAAPATEAAAPTPPPASTPPPSRTGGSGTRRTVSISGSPPPGPEKKNDVSDPNAPADPSLPRQPFSQVQLEKAWMQYAQGLAADRPAMHAALTKRKPEVKEGSVLLFTVDSSAIEKDLQELKIDLLTALRKQLSNYSIQLHTAIQVNANPTEVPYTPTEKYQKLASKNPLLHELRKRLDLETEY; this is encoded by the coding sequence ATGGAACGCTTCATCGTCTCCGCGCGGAAATACCGTCCTGTCACGTTCGACACCGTGGTAGGGCAACCGCACATTACCCAGACGCTGAAGAACGCGATCCGAAACAATCACCTGGCGCAGGCCTTCCTCTTCACCGGTCCGCGCGGCGTGGGAAAAACCACCACCGCACGCATTCTCGCCAAGACGATCAACTGCAGCAAGCTGAGTCCCGAGCTCGAAGCCTGCAATGCCTGTGATTCGTGTACCGCCTTCAATGAAGGACATTCCCTGAACATTTATGAGTTGGACGCGGCCTCGAACAACTCGGTGGACGATATCCGGGCGCTGGTCGAGCAGGTGCGGTACGCTCCCCAGATGGGGAATTACAAGATCTACATCATCGATGAGGTGCACATGCTCAGCGCCTCGGCTTTCAACGCCTTTTTGAAGACCCTTGAGGAGCCCCCCTCCTACGCGGTTTTCATTCTGGCGACTACGGAAAAGCACAAGATCATCCCCACCATCCTTTCCCGCTGTCAGATCTTCGACTTCAACCGCATCTCCGTGGACGATATCGCCGGTCATCTGAAAGGCATCGCGGAGAAAGAAGGCGTCACGGCCGAGGAGGACGCCTTGCATGTCATCGCACAGAAGGCCGACGGCGCGCTGCGCGACGCTTTGTCGATGTTCGACCAGCTTGTCAGCTTTGCCGGGAACAACCTGACGTACAAAGCCGTGATCGAGAACCTCAACATTCTTGATTACGACTACTACTTCCGGATCACCGATGACGTGTTGGCCGGTCATACCGCGCAGGTACTGTTGGCCTTCGACGAAGTGCTGGCCAACGGTTTTGACGGGCACCACTTCCTCAGCGGACTCGCCAGTCACTTCCGCGACCTCCTGGTATGCAAGGACGAAGCGACGCTTCGTTTGCTGGAAGTCAGTCCGAACGTCCGTGAGAAGTACAAGCTGCAAGCCCGTCGCTGTAGTGCCGAGTGGTTGCTCCAGCAACTGGATAATTGCAATCAGTCGGATCTGCAATACAAGTCCGCGAAGAACCAGCGACTGCTCGTTGAACTGTTATTGCTGAAACTTTGCCTGCAGCATGGTGCTGGCGTTGCCACGCCTGCCGCAGCGTCCCCGAAGGCTGTAGTGGCCGCTCCGGCTCCTGCGGCGACACCTGCAGCCAGTCCCCCTCCTGCAGCCGTGCCTGCAAGTCCGGGCGCGACGACAGTACCCGCAGCGTCTCCGCCCCCTCCGGCAGCCAAGCCGGCGGCTCCTGCTACGGAAGCAGCCGCACCCACGCCACCACCGGCTTCCACGCCGCCGCCTTCACGCACAGGCGGTAGCGGTACCCGACGCACGGTTTCCATCAGTGGTTCGCCCCCTCCGGGTCCTGAAAAAAAAAATGACGTAAGCGATCCCAACGCGCCTGCTGATCCTTCGTTGCCACGCCAGCCGTTCAGTCAGGTACAGTTGGAAAAAGCCTGGATGCAGTATGCCCAAGGGCTCGCGGCCGACCGGCCGGCCATGCATGCAGCGCTGACGAAGCGTAAGCCCGAAGTCAAGGAAGGATCTGTATTGCTTTTCACGGTCGACAGTTCCGCCATCGAGAAAGATTTGCAGGAGTTGAAGATCGATCTGCTCACAGCACTGCGTAAACAGCTATCGAATTACTCCATTCAATTGCATACCGCGATCCAGGTCAATGCCAACCCGACCGAAGTCCCGTATACACCTACTGAGAAGTATCAGAAGCTGGCCAGTAAGAATCCGCTCCTGCACGAATTACGTAAGCGATTGGATCTGGAAACGGAGTATTAA
- the gyrB gene encoding DNA topoisomerase (ATP-hydrolyzing) subunit B, with protein MGDLINQTVAAANEKKNGQDYSAESIQILEGLEAVRKRPAMYIGDIGVKGLHHLVYEVVDNSIDEALAGFCKNIEVFIHPDNSISVIDDGRGIPTDIHPKEKRSALEIVLTVLHAGGKFDKDSYKVSGGLHGVGVSCVNALSTHLKVVVHREGKIFEQEYERGKPLYPVREAGTADRTGTTVTFLPDNTIFNSTVYHYDTLCARLRELAFLNKGIRLNITDERETDADGNHPTESFYSEGGLREFVSYLDENRERLIAQPIYMEGERAGIPVEVAMLYNSSFNENIHSYVNNINTHEGGTHLSGFRRALTRTLKSYADKSGLLEKVKFEISGDDFREGLTAIISVKVAEPQFEGQTKTKLGNSEVMGAVDQAVSDMLESYLEEHPREAKMIVDKVILAATARHAARKARELVQRKNALSSTGLPGKLADCSETDASACELYLVEGDSAGGTAKQGRDRRFQAILPLRGKILNVEKAMEYKIYENEEIRNIYTALGVFRDDSKEGRPLNMDKIRYHKVIIMTDADVDGSHITTLILTFFFRHLKELIEAGYLYIATPPLYLVKKGKDSTYAWNDEQRIAAIKQLAGEGKEENVNVQRYKGLGEMNAEQLWETTMNPSTRTLRKVTIESAAEADRIFSMLMGDDVPPRRDFIEKNSKYAKIDA; from the coding sequence ATGGGCGACCTGATCAACCAAACTGTGGCTGCAGCTAACGAAAAGAAGAACGGACAAGATTATTCGGCCGAGAGTATCCAGATTCTGGAAGGTCTCGAAGCGGTGCGTAAACGCCCCGCGATGTACATCGGCGATATCGGCGTAAAAGGATTGCATCACCTGGTGTACGAAGTAGTCGACAATTCGATCGACGAAGCGTTGGCGGGTTTTTGCAAGAACATCGAGGTGTTCATTCACCCCGATAATTCCATCTCCGTCATCGACGACGGACGTGGTATCCCGACCGACATCCACCCCAAGGAGAAACGCAGCGCGCTGGAAATCGTGCTCACCGTCCTGCACGCCGGTGGTAAGTTCGACAAGGACAGCTACAAAGTATCCGGTGGTCTGCACGGTGTCGGTGTTTCCTGTGTGAACGCGTTGTCGACGCATTTGAAAGTCGTGGTACATCGCGAAGGCAAGATCTTCGAGCAGGAATATGAACGCGGCAAACCGCTCTATCCGGTTCGTGAAGCCGGAACGGCGGACCGCACGGGAACGACGGTCACTTTTCTTCCTGATAATACCATCTTCAACAGCACGGTTTATCATTACGATACCTTGTGCGCACGGTTGCGGGAACTCGCCTTCCTCAATAAAGGCATCCGGCTCAACATCACGGACGAACGTGAAACCGACGCGGACGGCAATCATCCGACGGAATCCTTCTACTCCGAGGGCGGACTACGGGAATTCGTTTCCTACCTCGACGAGAACCGGGAGCGGCTCATCGCCCAACCGATCTACATGGAAGGCGAACGCGCCGGCATTCCGGTCGAAGTGGCTATGCTATACAACAGCTCGTTCAACGAGAACATCCACAGCTACGTCAACAACATCAACACGCACGAAGGCGGCACGCACCTTTCCGGCTTCCGTCGCGCGCTGACCCGCACCCTCAAGAGCTATGCGGATAAATCCGGTCTTCTGGAAAAAGTCAAGTTCGAGATCTCGGGCGACGATTTCCGGGAGGGTCTGACAGCGATCATTTCGGTGAAGGTCGCCGAGCCTCAGTTCGAAGGACAGACCAAGACCAAACTCGGCAACAGCGAGGTCATGGGCGCGGTCGATCAGGCCGTCTCCGATATGCTGGAATCCTACCTCGAAGAACATCCGCGCGAAGCGAAGATGATCGTCGACAAGGTGATCCTGGCCGCTACTGCCCGACATGCCGCCCGCAAGGCGCGTGAACTTGTGCAACGCAAGAACGCGCTCTCGAGTACGGGCCTCCCCGGCAAACTGGCCGACTGTTCCGAAACCGACGCTTCCGCTTGCGAATTGTACCTCGTCGAGGGCGACTCCGCCGGCGGCACGGCCAAACAGGGCCGCGACCGTCGCTTCCAGGCCATCCTGCCGCTGCGCGGCAAGATCCTGAACGTCGAGAAAGCGATGGAATACAAGATCTACGAAAACGAAGAGATCCGGAACATCTACACCGCGCTCGGCGTCTTCCGCGACGACAGCAAGGAAGGACGTCCGTTGAACATGGACAAGATCCGCTACCACAAGGTGATCATCATGACCGATGCCGATGTGGACGGATCACACATCACCACCCTTATCCTGACCTTCTTCTTCCGGCACCTGAAGGAACTGATCGAAGCCGGCTACCTCTACATTGCTACGCCTCCGCTCTACCTCGTCAAAAAAGGCAAGGATTCTACCTACGCCTGGAATGACGAACAGCGGATCGCCGCCATCAAGCAACTCGCCGGCGAGGGTAAAGAAGAGAACGTAAACGTACAACGCTACAAGGGTCTCGGTGAAATGAACGCCGAGCAGTTGTGGGAGACCACCATGAATCCAAGCACGCGCACCCTGCGCAAAGTGACGATCGAAAGCGCGGCCGAAGCCGACCGCATCTTCTCCATGCTGATGGGCGATGATGTTCCGCCGCGTCGGGATTTCATCGAGAAGAATTCGAAGTATGCGAAGATTGATGCTTGA